The DNA region AGTCCAATAGCCATGCTGATGATAAAATTCAATCTCTTATCTTTTACAAATTCCATAAATATTTTTCCTCTATAACAACTTTTTACTTATCTATTTATAACAGATTAGCTCAAATTATTCAATTTTTTTCAGTTTTAAGAATCCTCTCCCAACTATCCCGTAAAGATACGATTCGGTTAAACACTAACTTATCCGATGTTGAATCAGAATCAACACAATAGTAACCTTTTCGCATGAACTGATATCTGCTTCCCGGAACCGCTCCCGCTAAACTGGGCTCAACCAAACAATCCGCTAACACTTCCAGGGAATTTAGATTAAGCTGTTTCATAAAATCTTTCTCTTCCTCCTGTTCCTCTGTTTTCTCGTTCTGGTCCAGCAGAAGATAGTCGTATAAACGCACTTCTGCTTTCAAGGCATGGTCTGCTGAAACCCAGTGTAAAGTGCCTTTTACTTTACGTTTTGCACCCGGCTTACCGCTTTTACTTTCCGGGTCGTAGTTACAGTGCACTTCTTTTATCTTTCCGGTTTTTTCATCCCGAATAAATCCTTCACATTGGATAATATAGGCATTCTTTAACCTGACCTCACACCCGGGAGCCAGACGAAAATACTTTTTCGGCGGGTCTTCATGAAAATCTTCCCGTTCGATGTAGATAATCCCGGAAAAGGGTATTTTGCGCGTCCCGGAATTAGGATCCTCAGGATTATTCTCTGATTCCATCTCTTCCGTCATTTCTTTAGGATAATTATCAATAACCAGCTTTAAAGGATGCAGGACTCCCATCACTCGAGAAGCTCTCAAGTTCAGATCCTCACGGAGACAATGTTCCAGAAAACGAACATCTACCTTACTATTACTCTTGGATACTCCGATACGGTCACAGAAATTTTGAATTGATTCCGGAGTGTAACCCCTGCGCCGTAAGCCGGCTATAGTCGGCATACGAGGGTCATCCCATCCGTCTACATGACCTTCTTCTACCAGCTTGCGAAGCTTACGTTTGCTCATCACCGTATTGGATAAGTTAAGACGGGCAAATTCAATCTGTTGAGGTGGGTCCGGCAAGTTTAAAGCGTTAAGAACCCAGTCATATAATGGACGATGGTCTTCAAACTCCAGAGTACAAACAGAATGGGTGATCTTTTCATAATAATCCTCAAGAGGATGAGCGTAATCGTACATAGGATAAATACACCATATATCCCCCGTTCGGTGATGAGTAGCCTTTAAAATACGATAAAGAACA from Candidatus Atribacteria bacterium includes:
- a CDS encoding glutamine--tRNA ligase/YqeY domain fusion protein, which gives rise to MDSQESKVTVNFIQEIIDKDKKSNKYHGRIRLRFPPEPNGYLHIGHAKSICLNFGLAAQNGGLCNLRFDDTNPSKEDVEYIDSIINDVRWLGFDWDDRLFYASDYFEKMYDYALCLIKAGKAYVCDLNPEDIREYRGDFQKPGKESPYRSRSVEENLDLFRRMRTGEFPDGSRVLRAKIDMSSPNLNMRDPVLYRILKATHHRTGDIWCIYPMYDYAHPLEDYYEKITHSVCTLEFEDHRPLYDWVLNALNLPDPPQQIEFARLNLSNTVMSKRKLRKLVEEGHVDGWDDPRMPTIAGLRRRGYTPESIQNFCDRIGVSKSNSKVDVRFLEHCLREDLNLRASRVMGVLHPLKLVIDNYPKEMTEEMESENNPEDPNSGTRKIPFSGIIYIEREDFHEDPPKKYFRLAPGCEVRLKNAYIIQCEGFIRDEKTGKIKEVHCNYDPESKSGKPGAKRKVKGTLHWVSADHALKAEVRLYDYLLLDQNEKTEEQEEEKDFMKQLNLNSLEVLADCLVEPSLAGAVPGSRYQFMRKGYYCVDSDSTSDKLVFNRIVSLRDSWERILKTEKN